The proteins below come from a single Candidatus Acetothermia bacterium genomic window:
- a CDS encoding thioredoxin family protein has product MRKIEVLGTGCPKCQATLRNAELAVRELGIEAEIMARGVMMTPALAIDGEVVVGGHIATVAEIKKHLQGTR; this is encoded by the coding sequence ATGCGGAAGATCGAGGTGCTGGGAACCGGGTGCCCCAAGTGCCAGGCCACGCTGCGCAACGCGGAGCTGGCGGTGAGGGAGCTTGGGATCGAGGCGGAGATCATGGCCCGCGGCGTGATGATGACCCCCGCTCTGGCCATCGACGGGGAGGTCGTGGTGGGTGGGCACATCGCCACCGTGGCCGAGATCAAGAAGCACCTGCAAGGAACGCGGTGA
- a CDS encoding rhodanese-like domain-containing protein — translation MKRWLLTVVMLGALGQMALAAPRLVLDRDLYDFGSAMDGTVIRFEVTLTNAGDAQLNISRVAYNCSCTSYHLPKRELAPGESVKMTITFNTTGYSRYRQPVSQVLTIYSNDPQKPEQTIIVRGNVRSLASYEAPAATLDREFYLLVDLRTPEAYARGHLLGSINIPFAELGQWLARLPKSKILYLYDETGAQAVQAAQILQQNGFLISRAISGGLAGWWQAFGDLFFVWAPDADRTPPGGSPYFGPYSVYPTRVAESFLYIVDVRAPEAYANGHLAGAANVPLTTQDELAAWAASLPKPRPGTELSIWIVDDDGTKACTIAQYLQTQGFTKARCLFGGLASWRAQYGDELVWPKG, via the coding sequence ATGAAGCGATGGTTGCTGACGGTCGTGATGCTGGGAGCCCTGGGGCAGATGGCGCTGGCGGCGCCGCGGCTCGTGCTGGATCGGGACCTGTACGACTTCGGTTCGGCGATGGACGGGACGGTGATCCGGTTCGAGGTCACGTTGACCAACGCCGGGGATGCCCAGCTCAACATCAGCCGGGTCGCCTACAACTGCAGTTGTACGAGCTACCACCTTCCCAAACGGGAGCTCGCCCCTGGGGAGTCGGTGAAGATGACGATCACGTTCAACACCACCGGCTACAGCCGGTACCGGCAGCCGGTGTCGCAGGTGCTGACCATCTACTCGAACGACCCGCAGAAGCCGGAACAGACGATCATCGTGCGGGGCAACGTGCGGAGCCTGGCCTCGTATGAGGCCCCGGCGGCGACCCTGGATCGTGAGTTCTATCTGCTCGTGGACCTCCGTACGCCCGAGGCCTACGCCCGCGGCCACCTCCTCGGGTCGATCAACATCCCGTTCGCCGAGCTTGGGCAGTGGCTGGCCCGGCTTCCCAAGTCGAAGATCCTCTACCTCTACGACGAGACAGGGGCCCAGGCCGTCCAGGCGGCGCAGATCCTGCAGCAGAACGGGTTCCTGATCTCCCGGGCCATCTCCGGCGGGCTCGCCGGGTGGTGGCAGGCCTTTGGGGACCTCTTCTTCGTGTGGGCTCCGGATGCGGACAGGACCCCGCCCGGCGGATCCCCGTACTTCGGTCCCTATTCGGTGTACCCGACCCGCGTCGCTGAGAGCTTCCTGTACATTGTGGACGTGCGTGCCCCCGAAGCCTACGCCAACGGGCACCTCGCCGGGGCGGCGAATGTGCCCCTGACCACCCAAGACGAGCTCGCCGCGTGGGCCGCTTCCCTCCCCAAGCCACGGCCGGGCACGGAGCTTTCGATCTGGATCGTGGACGACGACGGGACCAAGGCCTGCACGATCGCCCAGTACCTCCAGACCCAGGGGTTCACCAAGGCGCGGTGCCTGTTCGGTGGGCTCGCGAGCTGGCGTGCCCAGTACGGGGATGAGCTCGTGTGGCCCAAAGGGTGA
- a CDS encoding putative zinc-binding protein, with translation MAEKAPLVCFGGMSNVGTLTALAALDVAKAGETTVFCLASLANGDPVVQKRLRETERIVAVDGCPLSCARRIAERAGFVPDRALVLAGDLGIAKGSPQSVPAQDVARAADLIRSALRGETQGRG, from the coding sequence ATGGCTGAAAAAGCGCCGCTTGTCTGCTTTGGTGGCATGTCCAACGTCGGGACCTTGACCGCTCTCGCGGCGCTGGATGTGGCCAAGGCCGGGGAGACGACCGTCTTCTGTTTGGCTTCCTTGGCCAACGGCGACCCGGTGGTGCAGAAGCGCCTCCGGGAGACGGAGCGCATCGTGGCCGTGGACGGCTGCCCCCTTTCCTGCGCCCGCCGGATCGCGGAGCGGGCCGGGTTCGTCCCGGACCGGGCCCTGGTCCTCGCCGGGGACCTCGGGATCGCCAAGGGGTCGCCCCAAAGCGTGCCGGCACAAGACGTTGCGCGAGCCGCTGACCTGATCCGCAGCGCCTTGAGGGGCGAAACCCAAGGGAGGGGTTGA